In Fibrobacter sp. UWB10, the genomic window ACGCATTACTTCATGAGCGGGAGTGCCACATCCATGCGGCGGAGCACTTCTTCCTTACCGATAAGTTCGAACATTTCCCAGAGGCCCGGGCCTGCGGTAACGCCAGACACAGCAAGGCGCGGAGCACCGACGAGTTCACCGACCTTGTGGCCGCAACGTTCGGCGAGGTCGTAGAAACCCTTTTCGATAACCGGAGTCTTGAAGTCTTCGATGGAAGCGAGCATGTCGCGCACGAGCGTCGCCACTTCCTTGGAGCCTTCGCCAAAGTGCTTTTTAGCACCCTTTTCATCGTAGGTCGTCGGAGCAACAAAGAAGTACACAGCCATGTCGGCGAGGTCCTGCACAAAATGAGCACGCGGCTTGAGCTGCTTCACGATTTCATCGAGGCGAGTTTCCGGTTCCTTGGAGAGGTCGATACCCTTCGCGGCAAGGCCTTCCTTCATGATACCCTTGAGCATGCCGTCGTCGCACAGGTGAATGTGCTGGCCGTTCATCCATTGCAACTTCTTTTCGTCGAAGCTGGCAGACTTCGGGTTAATGCGTTCCAGCGTAAAGCTGTCGACCATTTCCTTAATGGTCATGACTTCGCGGTCATCGCCCGGGTTCCAACCGAGCAGGGCGAGGTAGTTCACGAGCGTTTCAGGCAGGTAGCCGAGGTCGCGGAAGTCACCCACAGAGGCAGCACCCTTGCGCTTAGAAAGCTTACCGCCGTTCTTGTCGAGAATCACCGGCAGGTGGCACCATACAGGCGGCTGCCAGCCAAAGGCCTTATACAAGAGTTCATGCTTCGGCGTAGAGCTAATCCATTCGTCGCCACGGAGCACGTGAGTCGTACCCATCAGGTGGTCATCGACAACGCTTGCAAAGTGGTAAGTCGGGTAACCGTCGCGCTTGATGAGCACGAGGTCATCCAGAAGTTCGTTCTGGTAACTGATGTGACCGCGAATCATGTCGTCGAATTCGGTGACACCCGTTTCAGGCACCTTAAAGCGAATCACAGCCTTTTCGCCGGCGGCAATGCGGGCTTCGGCTTCTTCGCGGCTAATGTTACGGCAATGACGGTCGTAACCGGTCACCGGCACATGAGACTTTTCCTGTTCGGCGCGGACTTCCTGCAGGCGTTCTTCGGAGCAGAAGCAGTAGTAAGCATAGCCAGCATCCAAGAGCTTCTTGATTTCGCGGTGGTAAATGTCCAAGCGTTCGCTCTGGAAATACGGACCGCAGTCACCTTCGCAGCCCGGACCTTCGTCCCACTGCAGGCCAAGCCACTTAAGGTCGCGCATCAAGTCGTGCAAGGCAGTTTCGTTATAGCGCTTGCGGTCAGTATCTTCAATACGCAGATAAAACGTACCGCCCATGTGTTTGGCAAAAAAGTAGTTGTAGATAGCGGTACGAGCACCGCCCACATGCAGGTAGCCCGTCGGGCTCGGGGCAAAACGGACGCGGACAGGACGGTTAGAATTGCAATTTTCGCACATAGAATCCTCTTTTTGTTTATTCCGTGTCAAAAAATAGCAATTTAGGACGAAGCCGTTCCCTACTTTTCTATCTTTGGTGCCGTTAATTAAAACAGCCACCCTTTTCATGGGAAAAATATGGAAACCTTAAATTCCATCTTAGATACTATTGACGGCTACGTGTGGGGAATCCCGCTCATTGCGGTCATCTTGTTTGTCGGAATCCTGCTCACAAGCCGCCTCGGCGTGCTTCAGGTGACAAACCTCGGCAACGCTCTGCGTTACATGCTCCACAACGAAAAGCACGGCGAAGGCGAAGTTTCAAGCTTTGCCGCCCTCTGCACCGCTCTTGCCGCAACCGTCGGCACGGGTAACATTGTAGGTGTTGCCACCGCTATCGGTACCGGTGGCCCGGGCGCACTCTTCTGGATGGAAGTCGCAGCCTTCTTTGGCATGGCCACCAAATACGCTGAAGGTCTTTTGGCAGTCAAGTACCGCAAGGTCGACACCGACGGCAAAGTGTTGGGCGGTCCGTTCTACTACATCGAAAGCGGTATCAAGGAACGTTTCGGACTCAACTTTAAGTGGCTCGCCGTTCTGTTCGCCGTCTTTGGCGTGCTCGCCGGTCTTCTTGGTATCGGAACCATTACGCAGGTCAACGGCATCACGTCGGCAGTCGCAACCGTGTTTCCCTCTGGCGAATTCGTCAACATCGGCGGCAACTCCGTTTCCGTGTCTACCGCAATTGCAGGCCTTTTCTGCGCAGGCTTTACTGCCCTGGTGATTATCGGCGGTCTCAAGCGCATTGCCAAGGTTTCGCTCTACATTGTGCCGATCATGGCTATCTTCTACATTCTGTTCTGCTTGCTGATTCTCGGTTTCAACTTCTCCAAGATTTCGGGAGCCGTTGAACTGATTATCCGCGCCGCCTTCAACCCGAGCGCTGTAACCGGCGGTGTGGTTGGTACGATTTTCATTGCCATGCAGAAGGGTATTGCCCGCGGCATTTTCAGTAACGAAGCTGGCCTCGGTTCTGCTCCGATTGCCGCCGCTGCCGCAAAGACTAAGGAACCTGTTCGCCAGGGTCTCGTTTGCATGACCGGAACCTTCATCGACACCATCATTATTTGCTCCATGACGGGCCTTGCCATTGTGGTAACGGGCGCATGGACTCCGGAACTCGGCCTCCAGGGCGTAAACATCACCATGGAAGCCTTTACCCGCGGTCTCGAAAACCTGCCCGCAGGCGCAAGCGTAGCCCCCTTCATTCTGACAACGGCTTTGGTGTTCTTTGCCTTCACGACGATTCTTGGCTGGGCTTACTATTCTGAACGCTGCTTAGAATACCTTGTGGGTCGCGGCAAGAAAGGTCCCATTCTCACCTTCCGCTGGCTGTATGTGGCCGCAGTCTTTATTGGCCCGTACCTCACGGTGAGCGCCGTGTGGACCAGCGCCGACATCTTTAACGGTCTGATGGCTTTCCCGAACTTGGTCGCCCTGGTTCTGCTTTCTGGCATTGTCGCCCGCGAAACCAAGATTTTCTTGGACAAGCTCCACAACGGAAAAGTAGGTGACTAAAATGAAAGGACGTTTCGCGGCAGTGCTCCCCGCCGGGGGACTCGGCAAGCGCATGGGCGGAAACATTCCCAAGCAGCTTATGGTTTTAGGCGGCAAGCCCGTTTACCGTTACAGCCTCGAAACATTCCTTTCGATGGATGAAATCGCCGAAGTCGTGATGGCCGTGCCAGCCGACTGGAAAGATCATTTCGAAAAAGAAATTTTCAGCGACAACGCAAGCGACGAAATCCGCGCCAAAATGAAAATTGTCGTGGGCGGTGCAGAACGTTGGCAGTCTGTCGAAAACGGTGTGAATGCGCTTACGAGCGATGCCGAATTCGTGCTAGTGCACGATGTAGCACGCCCATTCATCAGTAAAGAAATCATCCGCGACGTGTGCGAAACGCTTGTCACCAAGGGCAGCTGTCTTGTGGCAAAGCCCGCTGTCGACACCATCAAGATTGCAAAAGACGGCAGCGTGCAGCAGACTATCGACCGCAATACCGTATGGATGGCACAGACTCCGCAAGCAGCCTCGGTCGCATTACTGAAAAAGCTCTACGGGCGCATTGCCGCAGAGCCTTTAAACTTCACGCCCACCGACGAAGCCAGCATTCTCGAATACTTCGGCGAAAGCGTCTATATCGTCAAGGGCAACAACCTGAACGACAAGCTTACGACTCCCGAAGACTTCGAGATTTTCGCAAGCCGCGCCAAATAATTCTACACTTCCCCGCCGAATTCAAATCCGGCTTCATCAACCGCCTTCTTGAGGGCGGTTTCGTTTATATCGTCTTCGTCATGCCACTCCACACGGAGTTCCTTTTTCGCGACATCGGCTTCAGCTGAAATCACGCCGTCTAGAGCCATTACGGCCTTCTCGACGCAAGCCTTGCAATGACTGCAGTTCATGCCGTTTACGCGATAAGTTTCCACAACATGCTCGTCATGATGGTGATGCTCATGAGTATGTTCATGGCAAAGGCATTCGCCTTCACCGTGTTCATGATGATGTTCATGGTGATGATGTTCATCGCATTCGCAATGATCTTCACCTTCGCAGCAGCAATCATGATCGCCGCAACCGCAACCACAATGTCCACAGCCCTTATGCGCAAACTTCGCATAAATAATCAACGCAGCAAACACAATCGCGCAAACGTAATCAAACACGCCGAGCGCTCCGTGACCATGACATTCTGCAGAACCATGCGGGAGCATCGAGGCAAGGAACGTATCCATCAGGAACGTGTCGACAATAAAGCCAAAGAACATCGCACCTAATGCAATCGAAACAAGGTATGCCGCGAGAGTACGCTTGCCAAAAGCCTTGCCCACCACCAACATGCTCGCGATACTCGTTGCAGGGCCTGCCATCAACAGCACCAAAGCAGCACCCGGCGTAACACCTTTTTCAACAAGAGCCAAAGCCAGCGGAATAGAACCCGTCGCACAAGTGTACATGGGCATGGCAAGCACCAGCACCACCAACATGCAAAGCAGCGGATATTCATGTAAGAACAAGAAGAAATCATCCGGCACAAAAGCCGCAATCAGGGCGCCCAGCAAAAGTCCGATAATCAGCCACTTGCTCACATCGCCAATCATGTTCACAAAGCCATATTCAAAAGTTTCTTTCACCTTCTGCGCAAAAGACTTTTTCTCGTGTTCATCGTAATCATCATGGTCGCAAGAACAATGATCGCCTTCGCAATCGCAGTGTTCGTGATGCTCATGCTCGTGAGAATTTTCAAGTACGGCAACACCCGTTTCAGGCTCGTTCTTTGTGACCAGATTAGTAAACACGCCGCCAAGCATTGCCGTCACAAAAGCGGCCACCGGGCGCAAAATTGCAAACGGTCCGCCCAACAGCGAATACGTCGCCAAAATAGAATCCACACCCGTCGCAGGCGTCGAAATCAAGAAACTCACGCTCGCGCCCTTGCTCGCCCCCTCTTTCCGGAGCGCAATCGAAGTCGGAATCACGCCGCAGCTACAAATCGGAAGCGGAACCCCGAACAAGGCCGCCCACAATACCGACTTAAAGTTCGGCTTCGCAATCTTTGGCACATACAAGTGATTCGGCACCCACACATGCAAAATGCCCGCAAGCAAAAAGCCGAGCAAAAGGAACGGCGCCATCTCCGAAAACAGCGTAATGAATTGCCAAACAAACTTTTCCAGAATTTCTAAAACAGCAGGCATTTACTTACCCTTCTTGTGCAGAATATGTGTGAGACCCGTATTGAAAATCAATCCAATATGTTCATCGTCGAGCGAATAGAACATCTTGCGACCATCGCGACGCGGCTTGACCAAGTTCGCCGTACGCAGAATGCGCAACTGGTGACTTACCACGGACTGTTCCAGGTTCAACTTTTCGGCAATATCGTTCACCGAAATTTCGCCCGAAAGCATTAAATGGATAATGCGGATACGCGTGGTATCGCCAAAGAACTTGAAGAACTCCGACAGTTCGAAAAGAACATCCATTGAGACTTCGTTTTTCGCATTTTTGATATATGAACAGTTATTCATATTTTCATATATACATTTTTAGCGACACTTCGTCAAGGTCAAAACCCGAAATTCGCACCCTTTTTCTCGAAAAATTCACCCAAACTCCCCCATTTTTGTATT contains:
- a CDS encoding metalloregulator ArsR/SmtB family transcription factor; protein product: MNNCSYIKNAKNEVSMDVLFELSEFFKFFGDTTRIRIIHLMLSGEISVNDIAEKLNLEQSVVSHQLRILRTANLVKPRRDGRKMFYSLDDEHIGLIFNTGLTHILHKKGK
- a CDS encoding sodium:alanine symporter family protein produces the protein METLNSILDTIDGYVWGIPLIAVILFVGILLTSRLGVLQVTNLGNALRYMLHNEKHGEGEVSSFAALCTALAATVGTGNIVGVATAIGTGGPGALFWMEVAAFFGMATKYAEGLLAVKYRKVDTDGKVLGGPFYYIESGIKERFGLNFKWLAVLFAVFGVLAGLLGIGTITQVNGITSAVATVFPSGEFVNIGGNSVSVSTAIAGLFCAGFTALVIIGGLKRIAKVSLYIVPIMAIFYILFCLLILGFNFSKISGAVELIIRAAFNPSAVTGGVVGTIFIAMQKGIARGIFSNEAGLGSAPIAAAAAKTKEPVRQGLVCMTGTFIDTIIICSMTGLAIVVTGAWTPELGLQGVNITMEAFTRGLENLPAGASVAPFILTTALVFFAFTTILGWAYYSERCLEYLVGRGKKGPILTFRWLYVAAVFIGPYLTVSAVWTSADIFNGLMAFPNLVALVLLSGIVARETKIFLDKLHNGKVGD
- the ispD gene encoding 2-C-methyl-D-erythritol 4-phosphate cytidylyltransferase, whose protein sequence is MKGRFAAVLPAGGLGKRMGGNIPKQLMVLGGKPVYRYSLETFLSMDEIAEVVMAVPADWKDHFEKEIFSDNASDEIRAKMKIVVGGAERWQSVENGVNALTSDAEFVLVHDVARPFISKEIIRDVCETLVTKGSCLVAKPAVDTIKIAKDGSVQQTIDRNTVWMAQTPQAASVALLKKLYGRIAAEPLNFTPTDEASILEYFGESVYIVKGNNLNDKLTTPEDFEIFASRAK
- the gltX gene encoding glutamate--tRNA ligase: MCENCNSNRPVRVRFAPSPTGYLHVGGARTAIYNYFFAKHMGGTFYLRIEDTDRKRYNETALHDLMRDLKWLGLQWDEGPGCEGDCGPYFQSERLDIYHREIKKLLDAGYAYYCFCSEERLQEVRAEQEKSHVPVTGYDRHCRNISREEAEARIAAGEKAVIRFKVPETGVTEFDDMIRGHISYQNELLDDLVLIKRDGYPTYHFASVVDDHLMGTTHVLRGDEWISSTPKHELLYKAFGWQPPVWCHLPVILDKNGGKLSKRKGAASVGDFRDLGYLPETLVNYLALLGWNPGDDREVMTIKEMVDSFTLERINPKSASFDEKKLQWMNGQHIHLCDDGMLKGIMKEGLAAKGIDLSKEPETRLDEIVKQLKPRAHFVQDLADMAVYFFVAPTTYDEKGAKKHFGEGSKEVATLVRDMLASIEDFKTPVIEKGFYDLAERCGHKVGELVGAPRLAVSGVTAGPGLWEMFELIGKEEVLRRMDVALPLMK
- a CDS encoding SO_0444 family Cu/Zn efflux transporter; protein product: MPAVLEILEKFVWQFITLFSEMAPFLLLGFLLAGILHVWVPNHLYVPKIAKPNFKSVLWAALFGVPLPICSCGVIPTSIALRKEGASKGASVSFLISTPATGVDSILATYSLLGGPFAILRPVAAFVTAMLGGVFTNLVTKNEPETGVAVLENSHEHEHHEHCDCEGDHCSCDHDDYDEHEKKSFAQKVKETFEYGFVNMIGDVSKWLIIGLLLGALIAAFVPDDFFLFLHEYPLLCMLVVLVLAMPMYTCATGSIPLALALVEKGVTPGAALVLLMAGPATSIASMLVVGKAFGKRTLAAYLVSIALGAMFFGFIVDTFLMDTFLASMLPHGSAECHGHGALGVFDYVCAIVFAALIIYAKFAHKGCGHCGCGCGDHDCCCEGEDHCECDEHHHHEHHHEHGEGECLCHEHTHEHHHHDEHVVETYRVNGMNCSHCKACVEKAVMALDGVISAEADVAKKELRVEWHDEDDINETALKKAVDEAGFEFGGEV